The DNA window GAGAGGAGGGGATGGGCAGCTCATGCAGACTGTCCTGGAAGGTCGCAGGGCTCAGCTGCTTTAGAATATTCTGCATGGCAGTGAGGACCAGCGGCGCCGGGCTCCTTCCTGTTAGGTACATGTACGTCTCCTCGCCCAGCACCTTGCTCCACCGCTCCGGCTCTCTTCTCAGAGCCgctttcattttaaagtgaaCATTTGGCATGAACATGAGCAGGTTGTCCAGACACTGCCTCCTCGCCCCGCCGTTCGCCTCCTTGGGGTCCCTGAGTTTCTCCAGAATGACATCCAGCGGCGTCAAGCCGTTGTGATCCAGGGCGTGCGGGGACGCCCCGCTCCCCAGCAGCATGATGACCGCCTCGGGCCGCAGGAGCTCGCAGGCCAGATGTAGAGGCGTCCTGCCGTCCTCCATGTGAAAACACCCGGCTCGGTCCGTGTAGGAGGGCGACCTGGGTGACCGGTGGGTCTCCTGTAAGATGAGGCCCAGAATGTAGCGCCTGTCGTAGCGGACAGCCATGGCCAGGTGTGGAGCGGAGGACGGGCAGCAGCAGAAGCGCTCCCCGGGCTTCGCCAGCGCTTCGTCCGTGAACCGGTTGAGTAGGTACTGCGCGTACGCCTGGTGATCGTGAACTATAGCGTATAGCAAAGCCTCCGACGGGGTATAAATCCTCTGGCTGGAGTCCTCCTCCTGGTAAAAGGTCTCCATGGTCCGCACATCCTCCAGCATCCAGACCGGCTTCAAGTCCCGCACAGCCCGGTAGAAGAGCAGCGAAAAGGACTTGCGATGCTTGTCGATGCTCTGAGCCGCCGAGCTGACGGTTAGAGAGGCCATGGCGACAAGCGAAGCTGCCCGGGTAAACTTCTGTCCTCAGCGGGTTACACAGCGTCCTTCATCGCTCTGGAGCCATTACTCAGACAGCTGCGGAGTtacatgaacacaacacaaacacgtTATGTTAGCTAAGATAACAGAGGCTAAAGATGTGACTGCAGCTTTGTCTTTAAAGCCATTTATAAAGTGACACACTCACATTCCTGAACGCTCCTGACAGCTGCGGGATTCCTCTCTGCAGTACTCAGCTAGTGCGCATGCGCAGCATATAATAACGTCAAAACAGTCTTTGAAACTTTATTGACAACGTAGTAAATTATTATGGTCAGAATTAGAACCGAATACTACAACACACTCACATTTAGTCATTATTAATATatatgtgtttctttttaaaaaatgagatGCTTCGATAATATCTTTTAAGAAAGCACAGAGGTGAGTACAATCATGAGAAGTATAAACTTCACCAACACTGTTACATCAGTGCCTGATCGACCACATTTGGAGCCCtaaacaatttaaaacatgttaaaggctacagatttacaataaaagaataaagagagaaaatataaaaGGCAAAATTAATTACTCTAtgatttacataaaaaaaaattacctttaaaaatagcaaaagtgcAAATTCGTCTTCTTctcttatcattattattattgttattgttgttatcttttatatttattgtttttattacaaACATGAACAAGAGTGAATGagaaatcaaaaataaacaaagtagctAACATACAATAatactaaaaaacaaacaatgggCGCAAATTTGGTTTTTGGAAAATCTGCCACTGTGTTGTATACATGAAAATGTATGTTACaaatggtttgtttgtttttgtttgttttttatttgtactGCACCCTAAATAGCTTTTGCCTTTACATTCTTTacattctttctctctctctctctctctccctctcacttttttttattgatgaaatattgtaaataaaGGGTGGTACATGTACATAGAAGGCGAATAGGGCAATAACATAAAGCAGTTATGATGATGTATGTGGTGACATGTTAAGAGTCCAGGACTAGAGATTAGATTGAGGGCGTGTGtgggtaatgtgtgtgtgttcatgttttgatgtttgtgtgtgaagcagctgtgtgtatgttgtTATTGATTCGAGAAAGGTTTGTTTGTGGGGTAAGGAGTAGGCTATGGGATGTGTGGCAGGGTGGGAGAGAAATACAGGCTGTGTTGATGTTAAAGTGACATTAAATATATCTAATGTAATAGCaatattatttaaataataatatatggaTTAAGTTATAAAATCAAGTGAtatgataataatgtaatactcataattacaaataatacattacaatataataagCACTACTGTAATAAAGTTTGAAACTATACAGTGATGAAGAGCAGGCCTGGACTGGTGCAAGAGAGAGGCCTTTACAGTTTCCCATACTCTATACTTCACATACACTCCCTTATGTTCAAttcttttgaaaaagaaaatgtaggaATACGTTACAAATGGTTATGCTACATAACAGTGGTGTAATACTATGGTAAACAGTTGTATAAAACTTGTTACTGTGAGCTAATGTAGATTGTTACTTGAGCATTTTCAAATTGAGCTTCCTTTACATTCCTCAATGAGCCTATTCAAAAAGTACCCCTTTAATTTGGTACCACATTCATTTCTATTTAATtccattttcttcattttattgAGTTTATTCTACTCATAACTCAAGTGTTATTCCAGGTGATGTGATTCCATACCACCAACTCTAGCTGCATATTATAATACTGTGTTTTTCAGTTATCTGTCACTGGGTGTAAGTCATTACCAACAGCTTTTACACTGGCTAACTTGCACATTATCAGCTACACACTGATAAGGGAGACAGCTATATTTAGCAAAGGCATTCTATCCAGCTGTGGCTTCAGGGTGTGTGACAGAAAAAATATTCTACAAAAACCTAAACTTACACTGAAACCAGGCCTTCTTCAAATCCATATTATTTCTCAGCCGATGGAACATATTTTGGAACAAATGAAGCAGAGGAACATACTGTGAAATGATAGGAGTGCTATATATGTGTAGATATTTTATCCAAATATGCAAGAATCAATCCTACTGTGAAGCAGAATCTGTGATTAATTTTAATACATGACAAAGGATTATTTTTGTTTCACCTCCAGAAAATAAGCTACTACAAACAAGTTTTGACTTTGTAAGATTAGCCTCCTTTTTTACTGAGGGTTTGGCCCCAAGTTAAGTCTGAGGGGTGTCAAGATGATTTATTAAGgaagaaaagcaaaaacaaagaatATTGCTGAGACTTTTCtcaattttccttttttgtcttgAAAAATACTGGTACCTTTATCGCTTCTGTTCCATAAAAcccttcaaattaaaaaagcaTGACAAGGTAAAATCACTTTTTGGTGACTCCATTTTCAGCAGtcactgcaaaaaacaaaaaacaaaacaaaacaaaacactgctttTCTGTGTAGATATCCTAAAAGTTATTGGTAATGAAATTCCAAATTCCCAGACTATCTATTAAAGATAGTATATATCGTCTTCTATTATTATGTGTGTCAGCACAAACATGAGAGTACATAGCTTCAGTGCGCTCTTCCCAGTGCAGTGTGCGTGAAGCCTTAGTGTTGTGTAGTAATCACCTTTAATCACACTGTGGCAGTATTGATCTACTAAATGTGGACTTACTCTGTGTTGTAGATGCAGAAATGTCCCCTAAACTACAGGaaacacacaataataaatGTTCTGAGTTGGAACAAAATCAAACAGCTTCATCATTCTGTTGCAGTTTTACACATCATAACATGTCTGAATGTCTTTAGGGGTACTTGCAGCACAGGATAGTAAAGACAGAATAATGTAAGGGATCAGTTACAGAGGAAGATGACAGACTATGTTAAAGTGCAAATGGCCTTACAGGCCCATTACAAAAACAGAGTCAAGCTCTGACAAGCTCCTGAAGAAGACAACCTCCtgtaacatgttaaaaaaaggaaaactgggACAAAACAGTCGTGGAGATTCagacaaaaaaaccaaaacaaaaacaaatatcaacCAAAGGGGATAAGATAACTAAATATGAGTCCAATCATAAGGTTATGAGTCAAATGTTGATATAATGACCCCGTTTCCACCTggtattaaagggccagtgtgtaatatttggcatggtttattgtcaatctgaatctgaatctgaatattctacccattattatgtttataaaagtgtataatcgctataaaataaaatttgtttggttttcgtagccttataattatgcttttatatatatatatatatatatatatatatatatatatgtatatatagcaagggccttgctttaaagaggtcgccatcttgcgccgccatgtatgtacggcagaccgagcgaacaatccagccagccagagaacgcgtttcgcatgtataaatgaaccaacgaagacagcggaaggaaggaaggaaggaaggaaggaggaggaaacagcagagagtgttagtagttcgtagatagagagtagtgaaaggttttttttagttataaagtttgcgaatggaccacacttaccacacaacaggagagaatgaacccaaaccgtcatctgcgaggaaaagaagacgcaacttcactccttgtgatgcactctctgcggcgcttttcctcctgatgatatatctccccaacgatggtagcagtagcaccgaatcccattctgtgcattcagcctctcttctcgcccgctcagcatcaaacacatggagttcctcatctgtatgctccggctcaaacaggtatggctctgggtctgtgtctgccacaagaaactcttcaaaagggcgttcaaagtcgtccattgcagctactatagtccggagatatcgctaggctaaataaacagctgagctctgtttaccggccacgctgtcagtcagtgtgcgggctggacaTTGAGCAGAAAGGGGAGGGGGGTCGgcatggtaaacgagtatgtgtgcaAAGTTATGGAGTGTGTgcgttacgctagaagagtcagagtttgggacggggtcttttaccccctggggtgttaccagagtttttggagtgctcaaataaactggcctttgtcccgaacgctcctctggtctcctgctcgtaacggattcattacaatatcgtaacatggtttagatttctaaataaacattcacttcgtcgctagatagacctactcctgaaaaacttgtgcgcaaggctttttgtccctacgaggccgccgtcatttacctgacgggaggggtgagcaagtgagccctgcaatctagaatttggccactgatgtcactgttttcaacccattttacacactggccctttaatatgTGATCTGTATCTGGTGATCTGATCTTAATAAGGAAAAACACATGTTAATGCAGGTCTAAATGCAGACACTTCTGTCACAGCTGGAGGGGGTCGGGCTTACTTGCACTGTGATCAGATCTCAGCCAGGCATAAATCATATCTGTACAGTTTGAATGCTTAAAATTGTTTAACATTATGGAGATTACACTTACTTTCTTGCTTTCCAagagtgagatgagaagattgaaaTGAATCTCCAGATCTGGAGTAACGATGTGCATGCAGGAGACTGACGTGGAGTTAAGTGGCTGCACTACTCACGACATAAATTATAAAGCAGAGACAATGAATTGAGGACAGACATGGAAAAAATAGCATCAACTAACAGCATGACTTTAAAATTGAGCTTGAAGGTTCATTCCTGACCTTAAAAATAAcagtttgacaaaaacaattctCAATGCAATTTCCTTCTTACTTCTGGTTTGGAAAGCTTTCAATCGCAACTCTTGGTCTTCCTCTGTTAGAGTTGATAACTAGTGATGAcctcatgaagcctcatgaaggattttctttattttctgagcccactagatggcactttttgttcaacaaaaggttaaaagcacactgaattgctaTTCTGTGAGCCTCTCTTTAAACCAAgggcgccatctagtgggctcagaaaataaaaaaaaaatccctcatgaggcttcatgaggcCATCACTATTGATTACCACTGGGGAGAGGTCAAAGGCTGTCAAAGATCAAGGACAGCATTCCCTCCTGACACCAGGGATCTTTGAATAAAGACCAGGGTTGCCATCTCCCCCCATATACAAGCAACTGTTATCAAATGACTGAGGGTTCATACTCAGGTCATGTGATTAATCATTTATTATAACCAAAAAAGCAGCATATGCTGTGGAAACAACAAGTAAGTTGGCCCttatgttgaatttttttttgccagaagGACTATAAAGACATATATGTAGGTCTATTTTGACAGAAAAACCTTAAATCAACGTCTACTTACTAGCTTTTCAAGAACTTTCAAGCACATCTTCTTCAGCAGGTGGAATTGGCTTTGTTGTCTCACTCTGCATACAAGAGATgaagttaaaaaatgaaatcatcatattaaaaacatttctggGGGCAGTGTACAATATTGTTCCCTTGACCATGGCACTAAACAGCCCTGTGCTCCTGTGATGTTTCTCATTCCCTGCCTCTCGCCAGATgtcagccccccgcgaccctcaagaggatgaagcggttagaagatgaatgaatgaacaatatGGCTTTTCTAAGAATATAGTACTGAGATGCTTTGTTAATTTGGCCACCATATATAAAGCTAAAAGAAACATTACTTTGATTGCTGCAAGTCCATGCTGGTTTGACTGTTATCAGGCCACTTAATGGTcattgtcagtggttttaaacATCATAAATATGAGTTAGAAGGGGCCTCAAGGAAGTTAGGTGATGTAGTACAAAGAGCGATAAAGTCCACATTGGGCAAGCGGGAGTGGTGACGGATTGGTCAAACATACATGGCAATTTCACTTCGGAGAGAGGGGTTGGGGTTTGTGTCCCACtgaaaaccaaaagtcaacgttGACTTATTTTACCAGTGATGGCTGTTACTAGCACTGATGTTGCTGGTATTATTTTCatcccatgtgtgtgtgtgtgtgtgtgtgtgtgtgtgtgtgtgtgtgtattgtagtGGCAACGACCATAGAAGCTGAAAACAATAGTGTCACAactgtgcaagatgcagtcacgaAACTGGTGAAactagtgatgtccaaatgaagcctcatgaagcattttctgagtccactagatggcgctttttgttcaacaaaaggttgaaagcacactgaattgctaTTCTTTGAGCCTCCTTCTTAaaaccaagagtgccatctagtgggctcacaAAATTAAGAAAATCCctcatgaggcttcatgaggcTGCATTCGGCCATCACTAGGTGAAACATGTGAGGTGTGTAGTTATAGAGATCAAAAGGAAGGCCAAGTTCAGCTGACAACTTATTTTAAGgagttggtcaaaatcaaaaacattttgacatttttttgagtCGGTGGAATTAAGATAAATAAGTAATCTTGAATAAAATAGCTTGACCACTAGATCTCCACACAACTTTGAGATAAATATTTAGTCAGTTCAACTTAATGAAGTTTTttgaggtcaaagcaaatcatgttggttgtactaaatTACTTTGGTTTGTCAGACTATAAAAGACTCGTGGGATTGGCTCAATGATGAGTTGGAACTGCTTAAAATGATGCTGTCAAATTgttacctttttcttttttttctttttttacttacCTTCTTGTTTTGTCATCCTGTGGTCTGATCTCATGTAACACAGTACAGTGCAGCCCTGCTGAGTCACAGCTCTCAACACATAGGACATCTGCCTTATTGTCTGCAGCTCtcactgtttatttgtttccCCCTGGATCGCACACTACAGCAGAATATGGCTGtgcatatttcatatttcactGTGACTGATCAAATTGCCACGACTAATAGTGTGCTCTAATCAAAGATTCTTTTGATTAGAGCTGCAGCCTCTCATCACCTCTGGCTAAGCCTTTGATTGAATTTGCATTTGGTGGGTGGTCAGCAACGCATTTCAGCTGTGACCACGTCCCTTTTATCCTCAGTAATTACACTCTTCTATTCCGACCAATTGAATTAAATGTCAGAATGAGCTGGCTCAACAAGCACTTTGGCACACTTTGAAATATAATGTGAGCACTGCAGATCTGTATGAGGCCCTGATTTCTATGCAAAGCGTTCGTTTAATTCCCCCAGCAATTAATGTAGTGTCTGGTGGCCTCTGATCATCAGCGTGTGTGAAGATCTGTTTGTGAGATACTGATCTGGGAGCAGCGTCTCTGATGCCATAAGCACTCTGTGAGTCTGTTTACCAGGGTTAGACCTTTATATTAGCCTGCAAATATAACGGCGTGATATTTGGATTTTAAAGCAAACACTCACCACAAAAAATTTCAAAGATCCATTCCAAAAGAGTAGATATATTAAAAGTGCATTCCTCTGCTGTTGACAGAAGTCCTTGTGTTGCCTGGGAGGCTGAGGTGAATCCTTGTAGGATGCAGTGTTAGTCCTCACTAAAACAACACACTCTGGTTTATTCAAAGGCCTTAAATGCATCTGTTGTGCTGACCTGATTGGGACCTCCAGGGGTTGTGTGACTTATGACTGTTCCGTGTCAGGAGCAAAGGTGTGACACTGATATCTGATCATTGTTAGTTTCCTGTCTCCTACGAACAGGCAACATCAGTGTCTTTAACTATGACCACCATCTTGACCTCAGCCGAGTCATAACAGAACCAAACCTTAACCACAGAGTTGGCAGATTAAGAAACAGTTGTATGTATAATTTTTGCAGCACTAATTTGCAATGCTTATACACATGTATACATATACCATATACATCAGATCagacaacattttaatgttcatTTTAGAGCACTGGCTGGTTAGCTAGAAAGCCATCCCTGCAGAGACACATAACAAGAATCTAAAGTCCCTAAAATGAGGAAAAGCAGACCTAAGAACAaggaggagaagcaggctgCAGTCCAACGTTGAATCTTAGCAATATATTGCTGTGgagggtcagcaacaaaatgtatttcaggcacccaaaaaagtcccacctaaaaaatgCTGAGCCCACTAAATGCTCAACAAAAGGTTaacagcacactgaattgctattctttgagcctctctctttaaaccaagagcaccacctagtggactcagaaaataaagaaaatgcttcattcgGCCATCACAACTACCGCATAGCTGTCCTATTAAATATTTTGATCTCCTTTGacgttttttttaacctttaaatcTGTGTGTTAGAAAACAGCCTTGTCCCGGGGAGAAGAATTTACAACTTGAATCAAttaaaaagccttaaaaaaatctaaaactaaGAGTACGCACTGATAACATTGGTGTAAAAATGTACTgctgtcatcatcatctttgtt is part of the Epinephelus fuscoguttatus linkage group LG11, E.fuscoguttatus.final_Chr_v1 genome and encodes:
- the zgc:112001 gene encoding ankyrin repeat domain-containing protein 9, with product MASLTVSSAAQSIDKHRKSFSLLFYRAVRDLKPVWMLEDVRTMETFYQEEDSSQRIYTPSEALLYAIVHDHQAYAQYLLNRFTDEALAKPGERFCCCPSSAPHLAMAVRYDRRYILGLILQETHRSPRSPSYTDRAGCFHMEDGRTPLHLACELLRPEAVIMLLGSGASPHALDHNGLTPLDVILEKLRDPKEANGGARRQCLDNLLMFMPNVHFKMKAALRREPERWSKVLGEETYMYLTGRSPAPLVLTAMQNILKQLSPATFQDSLHELPIPSSLKPPGLPVTPRDRRRVV